One genomic segment of Labrus bergylta chromosome 17, fLabBer1.1, whole genome shotgun sequence includes these proteins:
- the golga2 gene encoding golgin subfamily A member 2 isoform X5 produces MADQSRQIKLAAAKKKLKEFQQKSSPASVGGEKGGGGGGGGGAGAKKKRKGKGPNQHDAASTDRNSPVNDYPDTNGNESLTEENRPLSSTESLRQLSQQLNGLVSETSSAYVNGDGAPLVSERELESQNQELAAALESSNLTNSQLNTKLDQLVQHSQGLSDQLQKERKEFEQKFSKEQGAMREQLQVHIQTIGILVSEKSELQTALQYTQQAARQKSGEAEELNNRLQATKQRVSELERTLSSVSTQQKQFEKHNKEFEKERDSLRLEVFRLSNLSEESQQQSSELSEQLKLRSEENVAMRLELEELQKRLEMADLMLQQFTNQSEPSSASQQVQLLAEEKQQLEAHNHQLIESIARLQTERDVYAGQIQEEGRIWKDKTEQLLTQVSLVAEERDRNISRVQELEANITELKHATALLSQERHSQKEAAPQSSGPSESEVALQEALSTLQQEKDALTAQFQAQLRDNQQLSRLCAEQETRLGEMERQVESQVQESDDRRRMLEDVQSDKATISRALTQNRTLKDQLAELQNGFVKLTNENMELTTAIQSEQHVKKELARRMGELQENLHNVKEQLELKSKEAQGLLEQRDQVAAHLQQYCAGYQTLASEREQLNHHYLQQVQLMDRLQHDESHGRVQLEISHNQLKQAQEHLELLVRDNEQLKAEVNELLNSSGLSPSPRDQGDGVESQSLQESPKKSSSIVIPEDFESQKEMEEFIRGALAELEADRDEARRQLEEEHRLHMAARHQATVALSLQHQHQSHEPAHDHHHEHEHTQDQHSHCEHSHEHSDGGVPVEVHQALQAAMEKLQRRFTSLMQEKADLKERVEELEHRCIQLSGETDTIGEYIALYQSQRAIMKQKHQEKEQYISMLAQDKEEMKAKLAELQDLVMRLVAERNDWYSRYTGAVSGAGTVNPDLLPVGEDHTHPEHQAHTHTEFNAVNGAEAMEVIPLSEPATGEEASSAHTLSSGSAQTDSKPMVPKEDGTAQQIMQLLQEIQNPQRAPRSPPFLGENPCIPFFYRPDEQDEVRILVV; encoded by the exons ATGGCCGACCAGAGCAGGCAAATCAAACTCGCTGCAGCTAAGAAAAAG CTGAAGGAGTTTCAGCAGAAGAGCTCCCCTGCAAGTGTGGGAGGAGAAaagggtggaggaggtggaggtggaggaggtgcaggggccaagaagaagaggaaagggaAAGGGCCGAATCAACACGATGCAGCTTCGACAGACAGAAACTCTCCAGTTAAT GACTATCCTGATACCAATGGCAATGAGAGtttaacagaagaaaacag ACCGTTGTCTTCCACTGAGAGCCTGCGACAGCTCTCCCAGCAGCTGAATGGCCTGGTCTCTGAG ACATCTTCTGCATATGTGAACGGAGATGGTGCACCTTTGGTCAGTGAAAGAGAACTTGAG AGTCAGAACCAGGAGCTGGCAGCCGCCCTGGAGTCCAGCAACCTAACAAACTCTCAGCTCAATACCAAGCTAGACCAGCTG GTTCAGCACTCTCAGGGGCTTTCAGATCAGCTTCAAAAG GAGAGAAAGGAGTTTGAACAGAAATTTTCAAAGGAACAGGGAGCCATGCGGGAGCAATTACAG GTTCACATCCAGACCATCGGCATACTGGTATCAGAGAAGTCAGAGCTCCAAACAGCACTACagtacacacaacaggctgcacGGCAAAAAtcag GGGAGGCAGAGGAATTGAATAACCGTCTGCAGGCAACAAAGCAGAGAGTGTCAGAGCTGGAGAGGACTCTTTCCTCCGTATCAACACAGCAGAAGCAGTTTGAAAAG CACAACAAAGAATTtgaaaaggagagagacagtCTGAGGCTAGAGGTGTTTAGACTAAG CAATTTGAGTGAGGagtcacagcagcagagctCCGAGCTTTCAGAGCAGTTAAAGCTGAGGTCTGAGGAGAACGTAGCGATGAGGCTGGAGCTTGAAGAGCTTCAAAAGAGGCTCGAAATGGCTGACCTCATGTTGCAACAG TTCACCAATCAGTCAGAACCCTCCAGTGCCAGCCAGCAGGTCCAGTTACTTGCGGaagagaagcagcagctagAGGCACACAATCACCAG CTGATTGAGTCGATAGCTCGGCTGCAGACGGAGAGGGATGTCTATGCCGGGCAGATCCAGGAGGAGGGCCGAATTTGGAAGGACAAAACCGAACAGCTGCTAACACAG gtgtctCTGGTTGCAGAGGAGAGGGACAGAAATATCAGCAGAGTCCAAGAACTGGAGGCCAACATCACAGAGCTAAAACATGCTACAG CGTTGTTGTCCCAGGAGAGACACTCTCAGAAAGAAGCAGCGCCTCAGTCCTCGGGGCCATCAGAGAGTGAAGTGGCTCTGCAGGAGGCCCTCAGTACTCTACAACAGGAGAAAGACGCTTTAACTGCACAGTTCCAGGCACAG CTTCGAGATAACCAGCAGCTGAGCCGGCTGTGTGCAGAGCAGGAGACGCGTCTTGGGGAGATGGAGCGGCAGGTGGAGAGCCAGGTCCAGGAGTCAGACGACCGTCGGCGCATGTTAGAGGACGTTCAGTCAGACAAGGCTACGATTAGCCGTGCCCTCACCCAGAACCGCACTCTGAAGGACCAGCTGGCTGAGCTACAGAACGGCTTCGTCAAACTG ACCAATGAGAACATGGAGCTGACCACCGCCATCCAGTCAGAGCAACATGTGAAAAAAGAGCTCGCTCGCAGAATGGGTGAACTGCAAGAAAATCTACACAACGTCAAGGAACAG CTGGAACTGAAATCTAAGGAGGCTCAGGGTCTGTTGGAGCAGAGAGACCAGGTAGCAGCCCACCTTCAGCAGTACTGTGCGGGCTACCAGACCCTGGCCTCTGAGCGGGAACAGCTCAACCATCATTATCTGCAGCAGGTCCAGCTCATGGACCGGCTGCAGCACGATGAAAGTCACGGCCGCGTGCAACTGGAGATCAGCCACAATCAGCTGAAACAAGCACAG GAGCATTTAGAGCTGTTGGTCAGAGACAATGAGCAGCTGAAGGCTGAGGTGAATGAGCTGCTCAACAGTTCAGGTCTTAGCCCGTCACCCAGAGACCaag GCGATGGAGTGGAAAGCCAGTCCCTACAAGAGAGCCCAAAGAAGTCTTCTTCTATAGTTATCCCAGAAGACTTTGAGAGCCAGAAGGAGATG GAGGAGTTCATAAGAGGAGCTTTGGCTGAGCTGGAGGCAGACAGGGACGAGGCCAGGAGGCAACTGGAGGAGGAGCACCGGCTCCACATGGCAGCCCGTCACCAGGCCACTGTGGCCCTCAGTCTCCAGCACCAACACCAGAGCCACGAACCTGCTCATGACCATCATCACGAGCACGAGCACACTCAGGACCAGCACAGTCACTGTGAACACAGCCATGAACACTCAG ATGGAGGTGTACCTGTGGAAGTTCATCAGGCTCTGCAAGCCGCAATGGAGAAGCTTCAGCGACGCTTCACCTCCCTAATGCAAGAGAAAGCTGACCTGAAGGAGAGggtggaggagctggagcaCCGCTGCATCCAGCTGTCTGGAGAGACTGACACTATAG GAGAGTATATTGCCCTTTACCAGAGTCAGCGCGCCATCATGAAGCAGAAACACCAGGAGAAGGAACAGTACATCAGCATGCTGGCCCAGGacaaggaggagatgaag GCGAAGCTGGCAGAGCTGCAGGACCTGGTGATGAGGCTGGTGGCTGAGAGGAACGACTGGTACAGCCGCTACACTGGAGCTGTGTCGGGCGCAGGAACAGTGAACCCTGACCTGCTACCTGTTGGGGAGGATCACACACACCCAGAGcatcaagcacacacacacacagagtttaatGCTGTCAATGGAGCAG AAGCCATGGAGGTCATCCCTCTGTCGGAGCCCGCCACCGGCGAGGAAGCCTCCTCAGCACACACGCTTTCCTCTGGATCAGCCCAGACTGACTCCAAGCCTATGGTGCCCAAAGAGGACGGCACAGCCCAGCAGATCATGCAGCTGCTCCAAGAGATCCAGAACCCCCAGAGGGCGCCAAGATCGCCCCCCTTCCTCGGAGAGAACCCATGCATCCCCTTCTTCTACCGGCCGGACGAACAGGACGAAGTCAGGATCCtggtggtgtga
- the golga2 gene encoding golgin subfamily A member 2 isoform X2 encodes MADQSRQIKLAAAKKKLKEFQQKSSPASVGGEKGGGGGGGGGAGAKKKRKGKGPNQHDAASTDRNSPVNAFADMEVMGSSDPQLLEDPSAEPGRVSPVSNTASPNTATNSESAGHNSDLQDYPDTNGNESLTEENRPLSSTESLRQLSQQLNGLVSETSSAYVNGDGAPLVSERELESQNQELAAALESSNLTNSQLNTKLDQLVQHSQGLSDQLQKERKEFEQKFSKEQGAMREQLQVHIQTIGILVSEKSELQTALQYTQQAARQKSGEAEELNNRLQATKQRVSELERTLSSVSTQQKQFEKHNKEFEKERDSLRLEVFRLSNLSEESQQQSSELSEQLKLRSEENVAMRLELEELQKRLEMADLMLQQFTNQSEPSSASQQVQLLAEEKQQLEAHNHQLIESIARLQTERDVYAGQIQEEGRIWKDKTEQLLTQVSLVAEERDRNISRVQELEANITELKHATALLSQERHSQKEAAPQSSGPSESEVALQEALSTLQQEKDALTAQFQAQLRDNQQLSRLCAEQETRLGEMERQVESQVQESDDRRRMLEDVQSDKATISRALTQNRTLKDQLAELQNGFVKLTNENMELTTAIQSEQHVKKELARRMGELQENLHNVKEQLELKSKEAQGLLEQRDQVAAHLQQYCAGYQTLASEREQLNHHYLQQVQLMDRLQHDESHGRVQLEISHNQLKQAQEHLELLVRDNEQLKAEVNELLNSSGLSPSPRDQGDGVESQSLQESPKKSSSIVIPEDFESQKEMEEFIRGALAELEADRDEARRQLEEEHRLHMAARHQATVALSLQHQHQSHEPAHDHHHEHEHTQDQHSHCEHSHEHSDGGVPVEVHQALQAAMEKLQRRFTSLMQEKADLKERVEELEHRCIQLSGETDTIGEYIALYQSQRAIMKQKHQEKEQYISMLAQDKEEMKAKLAELQDLVMRLVAERNDWYSRYTGAVSGAGTVNPDLLPVGEDHTHPEHQAHTHTEFNAVNGAEAMEVIPLSEPATGEEASSAHTLSSGSAQTDSKPMVPKEDGTAQQIMQLLQEIQNPQRAPRSPPFLGENPCIPFFYRPDEQDEVRILVV; translated from the exons ATGGCCGACCAGAGCAGGCAAATCAAACTCGCTGCAGCTAAGAAAAAG CTGAAGGAGTTTCAGCAGAAGAGCTCCCCTGCAAGTGTGGGAGGAGAAaagggtggaggaggtggaggtggaggaggtgcaggggccaagaagaagaggaaagggaAAGGGCCGAATCAACACGATGCAGCTTCGACAGACAGAAACTCTCCAGTTAAT GCGTTTGCTGACATGGAGGTCATGGGCTCCTCAGATCCACAGCTACTGGAGGACCCATCGGCCGAGCCTGGTCGTGTCTCACCTGTATCTAACACTGCTAGCCCTAACACTGCTACTAACTCTGAGTCTGCCGGTCACAACTCTGAcctgcag GACTATCCTGATACCAATGGCAATGAGAGtttaacagaagaaaacag ACCGTTGTCTTCCACTGAGAGCCTGCGACAGCTCTCCCAGCAGCTGAATGGCCTGGTCTCTGAG ACATCTTCTGCATATGTGAACGGAGATGGTGCACCTTTGGTCAGTGAAAGAGAACTTGAG AGTCAGAACCAGGAGCTGGCAGCCGCCCTGGAGTCCAGCAACCTAACAAACTCTCAGCTCAATACCAAGCTAGACCAGCTG GTTCAGCACTCTCAGGGGCTTTCAGATCAGCTTCAAAAG GAGAGAAAGGAGTTTGAACAGAAATTTTCAAAGGAACAGGGAGCCATGCGGGAGCAATTACAG GTTCACATCCAGACCATCGGCATACTGGTATCAGAGAAGTCAGAGCTCCAAACAGCACTACagtacacacaacaggctgcacGGCAAAAAtcag GGGAGGCAGAGGAATTGAATAACCGTCTGCAGGCAACAAAGCAGAGAGTGTCAGAGCTGGAGAGGACTCTTTCCTCCGTATCAACACAGCAGAAGCAGTTTGAAAAG CACAACAAAGAATTtgaaaaggagagagacagtCTGAGGCTAGAGGTGTTTAGACTAAG CAATTTGAGTGAGGagtcacagcagcagagctCCGAGCTTTCAGAGCAGTTAAAGCTGAGGTCTGAGGAGAACGTAGCGATGAGGCTGGAGCTTGAAGAGCTTCAAAAGAGGCTCGAAATGGCTGACCTCATGTTGCAACAG TTCACCAATCAGTCAGAACCCTCCAGTGCCAGCCAGCAGGTCCAGTTACTTGCGGaagagaagcagcagctagAGGCACACAATCACCAG CTGATTGAGTCGATAGCTCGGCTGCAGACGGAGAGGGATGTCTATGCCGGGCAGATCCAGGAGGAGGGCCGAATTTGGAAGGACAAAACCGAACAGCTGCTAACACAG gtgtctCTGGTTGCAGAGGAGAGGGACAGAAATATCAGCAGAGTCCAAGAACTGGAGGCCAACATCACAGAGCTAAAACATGCTACAG CGTTGTTGTCCCAGGAGAGACACTCTCAGAAAGAAGCAGCGCCTCAGTCCTCGGGGCCATCAGAGAGTGAAGTGGCTCTGCAGGAGGCCCTCAGTACTCTACAACAGGAGAAAGACGCTTTAACTGCACAGTTCCAGGCACAG CTTCGAGATAACCAGCAGCTGAGCCGGCTGTGTGCAGAGCAGGAGACGCGTCTTGGGGAGATGGAGCGGCAGGTGGAGAGCCAGGTCCAGGAGTCAGACGACCGTCGGCGCATGTTAGAGGACGTTCAGTCAGACAAGGCTACGATTAGCCGTGCCCTCACCCAGAACCGCACTCTGAAGGACCAGCTGGCTGAGCTACAGAACGGCTTCGTCAAACTG ACCAATGAGAACATGGAGCTGACCACCGCCATCCAGTCAGAGCAACATGTGAAAAAAGAGCTCGCTCGCAGAATGGGTGAACTGCAAGAAAATCTACACAACGTCAAGGAACAG CTGGAACTGAAATCTAAGGAGGCTCAGGGTCTGTTGGAGCAGAGAGACCAGGTAGCAGCCCACCTTCAGCAGTACTGTGCGGGCTACCAGACCCTGGCCTCTGAGCGGGAACAGCTCAACCATCATTATCTGCAGCAGGTCCAGCTCATGGACCGGCTGCAGCACGATGAAAGTCACGGCCGCGTGCAACTGGAGATCAGCCACAATCAGCTGAAACAAGCACAG GAGCATTTAGAGCTGTTGGTCAGAGACAATGAGCAGCTGAAGGCTGAGGTGAATGAGCTGCTCAACAGTTCAGGTCTTAGCCCGTCACCCAGAGACCaag GCGATGGAGTGGAAAGCCAGTCCCTACAAGAGAGCCCAAAGAAGTCTTCTTCTATAGTTATCCCAGAAGACTTTGAGAGCCAGAAGGAGATG GAGGAGTTCATAAGAGGAGCTTTGGCTGAGCTGGAGGCAGACAGGGACGAGGCCAGGAGGCAACTGGAGGAGGAGCACCGGCTCCACATGGCAGCCCGTCACCAGGCCACTGTGGCCCTCAGTCTCCAGCACCAACACCAGAGCCACGAACCTGCTCATGACCATCATCACGAGCACGAGCACACTCAGGACCAGCACAGTCACTGTGAACACAGCCATGAACACTCAG ATGGAGGTGTACCTGTGGAAGTTCATCAGGCTCTGCAAGCCGCAATGGAGAAGCTTCAGCGACGCTTCACCTCCCTAATGCAAGAGAAAGCTGACCTGAAGGAGAGggtggaggagctggagcaCCGCTGCATCCAGCTGTCTGGAGAGACTGACACTATAG GAGAGTATATTGCCCTTTACCAGAGTCAGCGCGCCATCATGAAGCAGAAACACCAGGAGAAGGAACAGTACATCAGCATGCTGGCCCAGGacaaggaggagatgaag GCGAAGCTGGCAGAGCTGCAGGACCTGGTGATGAGGCTGGTGGCTGAGAGGAACGACTGGTACAGCCGCTACACTGGAGCTGTGTCGGGCGCAGGAACAGTGAACCCTGACCTGCTACCTGTTGGGGAGGATCACACACACCCAGAGcatcaagcacacacacacacagagtttaatGCTGTCAATGGAGCAG AAGCCATGGAGGTCATCCCTCTGTCGGAGCCCGCCACCGGCGAGGAAGCCTCCTCAGCACACACGCTTTCCTCTGGATCAGCCCAGACTGACTCCAAGCCTATGGTGCCCAAAGAGGACGGCACAGCCCAGCAGATCATGCAGCTGCTCCAAGAGATCCAGAACCCCCAGAGGGCGCCAAGATCGCCCCCCTTCCTCGGAGAGAACCCATGCATCCCCTTCTTCTACCGGCCGGACGAACAGGACGAAGTCAGGATCCtggtggtgtga